A genomic region of Canis aureus isolate CA01 chromosome 16, VMU_Caureus_v.1.0, whole genome shotgun sequence contains the following coding sequences:
- the UBALD2 gene encoding UBA-like domain-containing protein 2 isoform X1: MSVNMDELRHQVMINQFVLAAGCAADQAKQLLQAAHWQFETALSTFFQETNIPNGHHHHQMQMCTPSNTPATPPNFPDALAMFSKLRASDGLQSSNSPMTAVACSPPANFSSFWASSPPSHQAAWIPPSSPTAHSFHHLHHPQPTWPPGAQQGGSQQKAVAAMDGQR, from the exons ATGTCGGTGAACATGGACGAGCTGCGGCACCAGGTCATGATCAACCAGTTCGTGCTGGCCGCGGGCTGCGCGGCCGACCAGGCGAAGCAGCTGCTGCAGGCGGCCCACTGGCAGTTCGAG ACCGCCCTGAGCACGTTTTTCCAAGAAACCAACATTCCCAacggccaccaccaccaccagatg CAGATGTGCACTCCGAGCAACACACCTGCCACACCGCCCAACTTCCCCGACGCACTGGCCATGTTCTCCAAGCTTCGTGCCTCCGACGGCTTGCAGAGCAGCAACAGCCCTATGACGGCCGTGGCCTGCTCCCCCCCGGCAAACTTTAGCTCCTTCTGGGCCTCGTCCCCACCCAGCCACCAGGCTGCCTGgatcccgccctcctcccccacgGCCCACAGtttccaccacctccaccacccgCAGCCCACGTGGCCCCCCGGGGCGCAGCAGGGGGGCTCGCAGCAGAAGGCCGTGGCTGCCATGGATGGCCAGAGATGA
- the UBALD2 gene encoding UBA-like domain-containing protein 2 isoform X2, producing the protein MSVNMDELRHQVMINQFVLAAGCAADQAKQLLQAAHWQFETALSTFFQETNIPNGHHHHQMMCTPSNTPATPPNFPDALAMFSKLRASDGLQSSNSPMTAVACSPPANFSSFWASSPPSHQAAWIPPSSPTAHSFHHLHHPQPTWPPGAQQGGSQQKAVAAMDGQR; encoded by the exons ATGTCGGTGAACATGGACGAGCTGCGGCACCAGGTCATGATCAACCAGTTCGTGCTGGCCGCGGGCTGCGCGGCCGACCAGGCGAAGCAGCTGCTGCAGGCGGCCCACTGGCAGTTCGAG ACCGCCCTGAGCACGTTTTTCCAAGAAACCAACATTCCCAacggccaccaccaccaccagatg ATGTGCACTCCGAGCAACACACCTGCCACACCGCCCAACTTCCCCGACGCACTGGCCATGTTCTCCAAGCTTCGTGCCTCCGACGGCTTGCAGAGCAGCAACAGCCCTATGACGGCCGTGGCCTGCTCCCCCCCGGCAAACTTTAGCTCCTTCTGGGCCTCGTCCCCACCCAGCCACCAGGCTGCCTGgatcccgccctcctcccccacgGCCCACAGtttccaccacctccaccacccgCAGCCCACGTGGCCCCCCGGGGCGCAGCAGGGGGGCTCGCAGCAGAAGGCCGTGGCTGCCATGGATGGCCAGAGATGA